A DNA window from Chiroxiphia lanceolata isolate bChiLan1 chromosome 6, bChiLan1.pri, whole genome shotgun sequence contains the following coding sequences:
- the HRAS gene encoding GTPase HRas: MTEYKLVVVGAGGVGKSALTIQLIQNHFVDEYDPTIEDSYRKQVVIDGETCLLDILDTAGQEEYSAMRDQYMRTGEGFLCVFAINNTKSFEDIHQYREQIKRVKDSDDVPMVLVGNKCDLPARTVETRQAQDLARSYGIPYIETSAKTRQGVEDAFYTLVREIRQHKLRKLNPPDESGPGCMNCKCVVS, translated from the exons ATGACTGAATACaagctggtggtggtgggagcagGTGGTGTTGGGAAAAGTGCTTTGACGATACAGCTCATTCAGAACCATTTTGTTGATGAGTATGACCCCACGATAGAG GATTCCTACAGAAAGCAAGTAGTCATTGATGGAGAGACCTGCTTGTTAGACATCTTGGACACTGCAGGGCAAGAGGAGTACAGTGCCATGAGAGACCAGTACATGAGAACAGGGGAAGGATTCCTGTGTGTCTTTGCCATCAACAACACCAAGTCCTTTGAAGATATTCACCAGTACAG GGAGCAGATCAAGAGGGTGAAAGACTCAGATGATGTTCCTATGGTGCTGGTGGGGAATAAATGTGACCTGCCAGCTCGGACAGTGGAGACTCGGCAAGCGCAGGACCTGGCCCGGAGTTACGGGATCCCCTACATAGAAACGTCTGCCAAAACCAGACAG ggcGTTGAGGATGCCTTCTACACCTTGGTGCGGGAAATCCGTCAGCATAAACTGCGCAAGCTGAATCCCCCAGATGAGAGTGGCCCTGGCTGCATGAACTGTAAATGTGTGGTATCGTGA